The nucleotide window ATCAAAATAATCTGGTCGTACCTAATGCTGTAAAAGGTCCTTCTGGTGCGCCTGTTGCACCAGCTACTATAAGTAATAATGGAACATACGCGAGTCCGAATTTAACATGGAACTTAGCTAGTTTTATTAATAATGTCAGCTATACATTTAATCAACCAGTCACTTTCAAAAATGCAACTGTGCCTTTCAGTGGAACGGTTACTCAACCATTAACAGAAGCATTCACAGCTGTTTTTGATGTGGATGGAAAGCAAACGAGCGTAACAGTTGGCGCCAACGAATTAATTAAAGAACCGACCGCGCCAACGAAAGAAGGTTACACGTTTACTGGCTGGTATGACGCAAAAACTGGCGGGAACAAGTGGGATTTCGCTACAGATAAAATGCCAGCTGAAAACATCACGTTGTACGCCCAATTTACAGTTAATAGCTACAACGCAACATTCGATATTGACGGAAAAACAACCACTCAAAAAGTAGCTTATCAAGCATTACTAAATGAACCAACTGCCCCAACGAAAGCAGGCTATACGTTCAAAGGTTGGTACGATGCGAAAACTGGTGGAACTAAATGGGATTTTGCTACTGGTAAAATGCCGGCCGAAAATATAACATTATACGCCCAGTTTACGAAAAATGATGATCCGAATACTAATCCAACTGGAAATGATGATGGTACAACTAACCCAAACAGTTCAGGCGACAATACCTCACTTCCAACAACTGGAGATGAAAACACGATGATTCCAATTTTCGTTGGAGCAGTTCTTATCGGCATTGGCCTAGTTGTATTCCGCAAAAAACGTCAAACAAAATAAACTTTAAAAAATGGTTTAGCCCCGTGCTGAGCCATTTTTTTATTGTGAGCAGAATAAGGTGTTAGTTTGCCTTTTTTCATAAAGGGAAAACATAGGATGGAATTCATAGAAAGAGGGCGTGAAATATGGACCGACAAAAAAAGCTTCAAATTTTAAAAGACATGGTAAATATTAATTCGACTAATGGACATGAAGAGCAGGTTGCGAACTATTTACAGAAGTTGTTAAGTGAATATGGGATTGAATCTGAAAAGGTGCAATATGACGTGGACAGAGCAAGTTTGGTTAGCGAAATTGGTTCTAGCGACGGGCAGGTTTTGGCTTTTTCGGGGCATATGGATGTGGTAGATGCGGGAGATGAGTCCAAGTGGAAGTTCCCACCTTTTGAAGCAACGGAGCATGACGGGAAAATATACGGACGCGGTGCCACTGATATGAAATCAGGTTTAGCGGCGATGGTTATTGCGATGATTGAACTTCAAGAAGAGAAGCAAAAGTTAAATGGAAAAATTAGATTATTAGCAACAGTTGGTGAAGAAGTCGGTGAACTTGGTGCGGAACAACTAACGCAAAAAGGCTATGCGGATGATTTAGCTGGATTGATTATTGGCGAACCAAGCGGGCATCAGATTGTATACGCGCATAAAGGATCGATTAATTATACTGTTAAATCCACCGGCAAAAATGCGCATAGTTCAATGCCAGAATATGGTGTGAATGCGATTGATAATTTGCTACTATTTTATAATGAAGTAGAAAAATTTGCGAAATCAGTCGATGCTACGAACGAAATTCTAGGCGATTTTATTCATAATGTCACCGTGATTGATGGTGGAAATCAAGTGAATAGCATCCCTGAAAAAGCACAACTGCAAGGAAACATTCGCTCAATTCCAGAGATGGGTAATGAAACAGTGAAACAAGTGCTAGTGAAGATTATCAATGCGTTAAATAAACAGGAAAATGTGAAATTAGAGCTAATATTTGATTATGACAAACAACCCGTATTTAGCGATAAAAATTCAGAGCTAGTAAATATTGCTAAACGTGTAGCTAGTGACATTATCAAAGAAGAAATCCCTTTACTCGGCATTTCTGGAACAACAGATGCAGCAGAATTCACCAAAGCTAAAAAAACATTCCCAGTAATTATTTTCGGTCCAGGAAACGAAACCCCTCACCAAGTAAATGAAAATGTTTCAATTGAGAACTATTTAGAGATGGTGGATGTGTACAAACGAATTGCACTAGAGTTTTTATAAATGCTTTCTAAATTAGAGCAGCTGGTGGTTGTTGCAATAAAATGTTAACGGAAAGAACCTAAATTACTTCTTTGAAAATTGATGTTAGTTTCATTAAATGATTGAAATGACAAATTTCCGTCACTTTTAAAGAGAATTACACGCGAAAAGGTCTTTTTTCCATCTAAAAATCCAGTGTTTACTATGTTAATATTAATTTCAAATGTAAGAAGGATGTAAATTAATTAACAGATAGGAGACTACAATGAACATAAAAACTTTACTAGTTCGAGTCGGAATAACATTAACTATGGCTTTGGGAATTAGCATGTGGCTAGGAATGAGTCCGGAAATTGATGCTCAAGCAGCGAGTCTTGCACAACCGACACCAATTAATGAAGTGTTTCCTGACCCTCAAATGGCTTTGACAATGGAGACTAAACTTGGGAAAGCGAGTGTTACAGACCTTGTTTCCCAGAGCGAATTAGATGCTTTGACTCAATTGCGAACTTATTTATCAATAGAATCCATCGAGGGAATTCATTATCTGACAAATTTGACAGAATTAAATATAAGTAATGCTGAAGTAAGTGATATCAGTGATTTAAAAGATTTAACGAAATTAACAGACTTAGAAATGTATCAAAACAATATAGTTGATATAAGTGTTTTGAAAAACTTAACGAATCTAACATATTTAGACTTGCACGATAACAAGATAACGGATATAAGTGCTTTGGGAAATTTAACAAATTTAGTTCACTTAAACTTAGCTTATAATCAAATAAGTGATATAAGCGCTGTATCTACTCTAAGTAAGCTAAACATGGTATGGTTTACAGATAATCAAATAAGTGATATCAGTGCAGTTGCCAATTTAACTAATCTAACTAGCTTGAGTTTGGATCATAACCAAATAAGTGATATAGGCGCACTGACAAACTTAACGAATTTAGACGGTCTTGGTATAGACAATAATCAAATAAGCGATATAAGCCCAATTGCTAATTTGACTAATTTAGACTATGTTGGTTTGCATAATAATCAAATAAGTGATCTAACGCCGATAGCGAATTTAACGAATTTGACACGTATGTATTTATCCGGTCAACAAATAACTAATAAGCCACTGCCATATCAAAGCAATATCGTTATTCCGAACAATGTGAAAAATAATAAGCAAGAAATTATCGCACCGCTAGTAATAAGCGATAATGGAACCTATGATAATCCTAACGTTACTTGGAATCTAGCTAATTATGTTAGCGAAGTGAGCTATACTTTTTCGCAAGAGGTAACGATTGGTAGTGCCACAGAAACTTTTAGTGGTGAAGTAAAACAACCTTTAGAGATGTATACGGTGAGTTTTGACGTCGATGGAGTAACAACTAAAGAGACAGTTGGGGCATACACGTTATTAACCGAACCGACAGCACCGGAAAAAGAAGGCTACACATTTAC belongs to Listeria swaminathanii and includes:
- a CDS encoding InlB B-repeat-containing protein — its product is MKKQWNAVFKIVLTVAAILGISLYITTSQGAEVRAASITQPTPINEIFPDPVIANNVKTLVGKSNVTDVVSQSELDGITRLSAVTAGVTTIEGTQYLNNLAELELKDNQITDLSPLKNLTNITELELSGNPLKNVSAIAGLKSLKTLDLIATQITDITPLTDLTNLQVLYLGFNQITDLSPLSGLSNLQYLSFEYTQVSDLTPLANLSKLTTVNAGDNKISDISPLASIPNLIEVHLKDNQISDVSPLANIPNLFIITLTNQTITSAPVLYQNNLVVPNAVKGPSGAPVAPATISNNGTYASPNLTWNLASFINNVSYTFNQPVTFKNATVPFSGTVTQPLTEAFTAVFDVDGKQTSVTVGANELIKEPTAPTKEGYTFTGWYDAKTGGNKWDFATDKMPAENITLYAQFTVNSYNATFDIDGKTTTQKVAYQALLNEPTAPTKAGYTFKGWYDAKTGGTKWDFATGKMPAENITLYAQFTKNDDPNTNPTGNDDGTTNPNSSGDNTSLPTTGDENTMIPIFVGAVLIGIGLVVFRKKRQTK
- a CDS encoding ArgE/DapE family deacylase; this translates as MDRQKKLQILKDMVNINSTNGHEEQVANYLQKLLSEYGIESEKVQYDVDRASLVSEIGSSDGQVLAFSGHMDVVDAGDESKWKFPPFEATEHDGKIYGRGATDMKSGLAAMVIAMIELQEEKQKLNGKIRLLATVGEEVGELGAEQLTQKGYADDLAGLIIGEPSGHQIVYAHKGSINYTVKSTGKNAHSSMPEYGVNAIDNLLLFYNEVEKFAKSVDATNEILGDFIHNVTVIDGGNQVNSIPEKAQLQGNIRSIPEMGNETVKQVLVKIINALNKQENVKLELIFDYDKQPVFSDKNSELVNIAKRVASDIIKEEIPLLGISGTTDAAEFTKAKKTFPVIIFGPGNETPHQVNENVSIENYLEMVDVYKRIALEFL
- a CDS encoding leucine-rich repeat domain-containing protein; the protein is MALGISMWLGMSPEIDAQAASLAQPTPINEVFPDPQMALTMETKLGKASVTDLVSQSELDALTQLRTYLSIESIEGIHYLTNLTELNISNAEVSDISDLKDLTKLTDLEMYQNNIVDISVLKNLTNLTYLDLHDNKITDISALGNLTNLVHLNLAYNQISDISAVSTLSKLNMVWFTDNQISDISAVANLTNLTSLSLDHNQISDIGALTNLTNLDGLGIDNNQISDISPIANLTNLDYVGLHNNQISDLTPIANLTNLTRMYLSGQQITNKPLPYQSNIVIPNNVKNNKQEIIAPLVISDNGTYDNPNVTWNLANYVSEVSYTFSQEVTIGSATETFSGEVKQPLEMYTVSFDVDGVTTKETVGAYTLLTEPTAPEKEGYTFTGWYDAKTGGTEWDFTTDKMPAKNITLYAQFSLNENSENPPSEETDKGTPSDTIKKPEVQVEENVNISLPKTGDNQNSLVIFMGILLLGTGIITLHKIRH